The Candidatus Obscuribacter sp. genomic interval CTACTCTTGGCCCAGGCGCTACCAACTTTGTCACGGCTGCTGCTTACGCGCAGCTTGGTGCCATGCCTATGGTGATGATTACTGGTCAAAAGCCAATCAAGCACAGCAAGCAGGGGCAGTTTCAGATAATTGATATCGTTGAGATGATGCGTCCTTTGACTAAATTTACCAGGCAAATTGTTGATGGTAGCCGTATTCCTTCCACTATTCGCGAGGCCTTCCGCCTGGCTATGGAAGAAAGACCTGGAGCCACTCACATTGAATTGCCTGAAGATGTTGCCAGTCAGGATGTGGAAGCCTGCCTTTTGCCCATTCACCATGTGCAAAGACCGTCTCCTGATAGTCAGGCTCTAGGCATTGCTGCGCGCATGATTCATCAGGCTAAAGCACCGTTACTATTGGTGGGTGCTGGTGCTAACCGCAAGCGTACATGCAAGGCTCTGACTGAGTTTATCAACAAAACCGGTATCCCATTTTTTAATACCCAAATGGGGGTTGGTGTAGTTGATGAGCGCCATGGCCTTTATCTTGGCACTGCTGCTCTGTCTGACAATGATGTTGTCCATCATGCCATCAGGCAGGCTGATTTAATTATCAACGTTGGTCATGATGTCGTCGAAAAGCCGCCCTTTATCATGACTGTCGGCGGTACCAAGGTCCTGCATATCAACTTTTCTTCTGCGCGCGTGGATGATGTTTACTTCCCGCAGCACGAAGTGGTCGGAGATATTGCTAATACCATGAAGGAGTTGGCGGAGCGCGTTAAGCCGGCATCGCACTGGGATTTTGCCGCTTTTATGCAAGTCAAAGCTGCTGGCTCTATGATGATTCAGCGTCAATCGCAGATTGATACTTTTCCGGTGGTGCCACCGCGACTGGTATCTGATGTACGGCTGGCCATGCCTGATAGTGGTATCGTCACTCTCGACAACGGACTGTACAAGCTCTGGTTTGCTCGCAACTATAGTGCTCATATGCCTAATACTCTATTGCTGGACAATGCTCTAGCTACTATGGGTGCAGGTTTGCCGTCTGCCATTGCCGCCAAAATTATCAGACCAGAGCTTAAGGTCGTCAGTGTTTGCGGTGATGGTGGTTTTATGATGAACGCTCAAGAGCTGGAGACAGCAGTGCGTCTGGGCCTCGACCTGGTGGTGATTATCCTCAACGATAGTGCCTATGGCATGATCAAATGGAAGCAAAAAGAGGGCAAACAGGCTAGTTTTGGTCTGGATTTTACTAACCCTGATTTTGTTGTTCTGGCGCAGGCACATGGTGCTCATGGGCACAGGGTCGGTGCTACTGCAGAGTTTTTGCCGCTATTGCAAAGGTGTCTCTCATCAAAGGGCGTTCATGTCATCGACGTGCCTTTTGAGTACGATAGCACCAGCGATCAAATCAAAGTGCCGCACCTGGAGACAAAGATGGAAGAAGCACAAGACCAAAAGCCGCAGGCCCAGCCAGAACATGACCAGCCAAAACTGTCAGAGCAAGCGCCAAGTAAAACACTGGAGATTCCTCAAACAGTGGTTTGCAACCCCTTCACCCGGGCAGTGATTGATAAAATTCCGCAACACCAGGACGGTGATGTAGAGTCTGCCCTTGCAAAAGCGCATGCTCTCTATGTCGACCAGCAAAAGTGGCTTTTGCCTCATCAGCGCATCGCTATACTCGAAAGACTGGCGAGCTTAATGCAGGACAAGCGCGCTGAGCTAATTGACACCGCTGTGGCAGAAGGCGGTAAGCCTCACAAAGACTCGGAAATCGAGTTTGAGAGGGCGGTACAGGGAGTTAAGCTGGGTATTACAGCGATTCAGACCATGCATGGTGAAGAAGTGCCTATGGGACTGACTGCTGCTAGCACTGGTCGCATTGCTTTTACCACCCGTGAGCCCATTGGTGTTGTCGTGTCATTGAGCGCCTTTAACCATCCGCTCAATTTAATCGTGCATCAAGTGGTGCCTGCAATTGCCGCCGGCTGTCCTGTCATAGTCAAGCCCGCTGCTGCTACACCGCTCACTTGTAAGGCTTTTGTGCAACTGTTGCATCAAGCGGGACTGCCACAAGACTGGTGTCAAATGCTACTTGTTAGCAATGCCCTGGCCGAAAAACTGGCTTGTGATCCACGTGTCGGCTATTTGTCATTTATCGGCTCCGGTCGGGTAGGCTGGTATCTGCGCTCAAAACTGGCTCCTGGTACCAGATGTGCTCTTGAGCATGGTGGGGTAGCACCAGTGATTGTGGACGAGACAGTAGATCTAGATGCTGTAGTGGCGCCAATCGTCAAAGGTGCCTTTTATCATGCAGGTCAGGTTTGTGTCTCAGCTAAGCGCCTCTATGCGCCCCGCTCTGTAGCTGTCGAACTGGCTCTTAAACTGGCGCAGGCTGCCAGCACGCTCAAGGTCGGCGATCCCCTGGATAAGAGCACGGATGTTGGACCATTAATCCGTCCTGACGAGGTTGATAGGGTTGATAGCTGGGTGCAAGAAGCTATCAATGCTGGGGCCAAGATCTACTGTGGTGGGCAAAAAGTGGGTAATACCTGCTATCAACCCACGGTGCTATTAGACCCGCCGCCTCATGTCAAAGTCTCTTGTGAAGAGACTTTTGGCCCGGTGCTTTGCGTCTATAGCTATGACCATATCGATGCTGCAATCGAAGCGGCTAATGCTTTACCGATGGCCTTTCAGGCAGCAGTGTTTAGTAAAGAAATCGATGTGGCAATGCGTACAGCGCGCAGACTCAACGCTACAGCAGTGATGATCAACGACCACACCGCTTTTAGAGTGGACTGGATGCCCTTTGGTGGACGCAAAGAATCCGGTCTTGGCCTTGGTGGTATTGCTCATAGTGTCAAGGAAATGACTCAAGACAAGATGTTTGTAATAAAAACAGCCTTTTAGTTTGGTTGACAAGGCTGGTGTAAGTCAATTGTGGTCCTGTGCCAGTTTGGCGTGGGACCATTTTTTTAACTCCCACAAGAGAATCCTATGAAAAATCCAGATCAAGTTAGTCAACATCACGCAGACACACAAAAACAATTTGCCGTTGATCAAATAATCCGTCGAGTTGAACAAGCTCTCGACGATCCAGCGCAATTTCGTCCGGGTAATATGCCAGTCCCTCATACCAATAACGCTGGTAGCGCGATTGACTCGGTGGCCTTTTGTCTTAATTGCAATCCGCAAAATGACGTGATGCAAGAGGTTTATCAGCGGATAAACGCAAGCGGCTGGCAAGTGCGCATGTACAATGGCAACTGGTTGATTGTAGCGCGCACCATTATTTGGTGATTTTGCTTTGAGATCAGGTTTTATTCAGCCTACTGACTACGTCGGTTTGCCGTCTTAAAGCAAAGTGCTCGAACTGCTGATTGCGGTTCGAGCACCTTTTGTTTTGTGAGCAGGTCTTAGCTGGCGCTGCCGGCTGCGCTGGATAGTGCGTTGAGTTGGCTTACTACAGCAGAAAATGCTTTAGAGATAGCTGCTGACAGGGCGCCTTGAGTGATACTAAATACAACTGCCACGAGGATGGCTACGAAGGCGAGGATGGCGCCGTATTCTGTAATACCTTGACCTGACTCGTCTTGGATGAATTTGTTTACTGTGTCTTTCATATTTACTCCCTGGGGTTGCTTGCTGGTTTACTTCCAGCATTGCTTACTATTTGAGATTAGCAGTGCGGTGCTGGTTTGTCATCGACTTAAGCACTTACACGAAATGGTGTAAACGAGAATTTTAGTTTTGTCACTACTTTGCTGTATAAAAAAGTCCAATGTTATACGATATGATACAGTAGAAAAATTTAAAAAATGGAGAGAAAAGTCCCGTGGGACCAATCTCTCCATAAGGTTGCCAACCAATCCAATTTAATCCAAATCCGTTACCGGCATTGAACAGACAAGATCAGTGGGCGTGGTCGAGCAGCAAAAGTGCTGTCATGATGCCGGTGCCACCCAGGGCGATAAGCAAGTGGACAAAGCCACTGCTAAAAGACGACTGGTTGGCGCGGATGGCCGGCACCAGGGAGGAGCCGACCATGTAGATGAAGGCACCTGCGGCAATGGGTCCCATGTAGAACGGGAAGTTTGCCACATGCTCGCCGAAGTAGAAAGCCAACAAAACGCCCACCAGCGAAACCAGTCCGGAGAGGAAGTTGTAGAGCAGTGCTTTCTTTTTGCTGAGACCCGAGTGAATCAAGACGGCGAAGTCGCCAAGCTCAATCGGTATCTCGTGCACTATCACCGCCAGCGTGGTGGCAATACCGGCAGCCGGGCTGAGCATGAATGCAGAGCCGATGACGATACCGTCCATGAAGTTTTCGAGGGCATCACCCACGAGAACCATGAAACCAATGGGCTTGATGGCGTGTGCATCATGCTTGCCTACCGAGTGCAGGAACAGGTCGATGGCGAAGAAAGTGAAAAATCCGCCGATGACCATCGCTGCAACGATATGCAGACCGATGCCTAGTTCGGGATGGTCGATGATGTGTTCATAGGCCTCGGGGATCAGGTGCAGAAGGGCATTGCCGATCATCGCGCCAGCCGCCAGGCTGAGGAAGTAAGGGGTGATGCGCTCGGGCGACAGGCGGGAGTTAGCGATGGTGAATACTCCAATCAAGGAGACCATCGAAACGACCACTGCCGCGACCAATGCATCGATGAGTAGGATGCTCATGATGTTTGTCCTTATCTGTTATGAGCCGCTACAACTTGATGGTCAACGGCTGCTTGTGGATCTGAATAGTTGACAGCTTCATTCAGGTCACACAATGTGGGACAGGAAGCCGGTATCACTTGTCGTGGGGTTTGGATTTTTGGTTGGCGTTTGTTAGAGAGAGCGAAAAAAGTGATTACCATTACAACCTAGAGTTAATACTCCTCCAGACTCAAGTGGTGATGAGTCTGAAAGCTTTGCTGGATAAGCACTTTGCTAACTGTCCCGATGACTGTCTGGGTGCTAAAACGGGGCTTTGGGGTGGCTTTGGGCTCATGACAAGCAGCTTAAATAAGTGCCGTCACATCTAGCACAGGTTAACTCTCCCTCTAAAAAGCCGGTTTGTGATAGCGCGGCTATAACAATGACAATCATTTTCATTTTGTCTTTACCCTGGTAGACGTATGAGTGCTAGCGCAAGTTAACCTAGCCGGTTAAATCAGCCAAACTGTGCCTATTAACAACAAAAAATGCCATATGACTAGAGTCTGAACTACTGATAAGCATCTGCTGCTGCTAATGCTCTCTCCAATGCTTTAGGAGTAAGTGTTACTTTTCACCCAGCTATTCGACCCAAAATCCCACCACAGACTAATTAATCAGCCAATTCATATCCGTCTTTTCAGATATCTTTCTGAAAGGTCTGAGGCTGGTTTGTGGTTGGATAGCTGCCTGCTCTTCGGAGCTTTTCAAACACCCAATGAGGTGCAAATGTCCCAACCGACCCAAGTTACTGTCACGAAAAACGATATCGTCGAGGCCAGTCGTCGTGGTGCCATGTCTCCGCAGGATGTAGAGAGTCTCTGGGCTCATCTCGCCGCTCAGGCTGCCGGCAAACCCAGTGGCGACAACTCGAAGTCCTTTGACATCGCTCAAATCGCCTGGTACGGCGGCGGTGTGCTGGTCATGATTGCCATGGCCTGGTTTATGGAGCGTGCTGCTACGCTGATTGGCTCTGGCGGTGTACTCGCTCTTTCTTTGACGTACGCTGCAGCCTTTGCCGGTCTCGGCTACAAGCTCAAGTACACCGATGGTCAAAAGACCCCCGGTGGTCTGCTCTTCACTCTTGCCGTGCTGATGACTCCAATCGCTGCATTTGCCGGTATGGAACTGGGCTTTGCCGAGGCGTTTTCGCCCGACAAAAAGGCTCTCATTGCTGAAGTCGCCACCATCGCCGTGGGCCTTCTTGCTGTCAGCCGTGTGCGTTCCTCCCTGCTCAGTGCGCCCATCTTCGGTGCTCTATGGTGCCTTTCGATGACCGTGGCCGGCATCGTTTCACCGGGCGGTTTCTTCAGCTTCTTCGGCTCGCAGGGCTTCCTGCAAACCTCGATGGCCATCGGCGCTGGCATTCTCGCCACGGCTTTCGTCACCGATTCCAAGTTTGGCCGCGATGAAGACTACTCCTGGTGGGGTTACTTCTTCGGCGTGCTTGCTTTCTGGGTGCCCATGAGCCTCCTGGATACCGGCAGTGAGCTGGGCAAGCTGGGCTACTTTGGCATCAACCTGGTGATGGTGCTGATGTCTGTTGTGCTCGCTCGCAAGGTCTTCCTTGTGGCTGGTGCGATTGGCTCCGTAGGCTACATCGGCCATCTGCTCTGGACCTATTTCTCCGGTTCGCTGGCATTTCCGGTGGCACTGATTGCCTGCGGCATCGGCATCATCTATCTCGGTGTTGCTTACCGTCGCAACCAGGCTAGCATTGAGGGCTTTGTCCTCGGGCTTGTGCCTGCCGGCATTCGTGCTCGTCTGCCGCGCAGCTAAGGCGTAGCAAACTGTTTTTGGGTGGGAGAGAGCCTAACGGCTCTTTCTCACTCATCTACAGCAAATTTTTTGCCGCGTCTTACTACATGGATGAGTATTAATTGATTTTTGTGCGGAAGCAAATGCCAGCATTGGAGCGGATGCCGCATTTGCGTGGATTAAAGGTCATCTCCATGGGCGTATTACCCAGGCGTATGTTATAGGTCAGGGCTCTGTCAATGACGATGCGCAGGTCATTGTCGGGACGTTGCGGTGCTAAATCTTTGAGCGGATGATTGTAGACTGGCCCGCGGTTTTGCAGACTGGGCAAACTCAAGTCGAGAGCTTTACTATTTCCTCCATCTCTAAAATTAGCTGGTGGTAAATCCAGCTTAAGCGGGCGCTCTTCTAGTGTTAAATCGTTGCCACTGGGAGCTTTTAAAATTTCAGGAGAGATGCGATTTTTTCTGATCAGTGCATCAATTGCCTTGAGGTCTTCTCCGGTGAGCTGTATCGCTGTTGCGGGCTTATCCGTTAGTGTTTGCTCGGACTCTGGCTTCACGCCAGATTCCACTTGAGCCATTCTTTGGTTTTGCATATCTGTCCTTGATAGAGACAATGAAATGGATACCGGTGGGGCTTTTATTGTGTTGATTTATGCATTGTCAGACAATGGGGATTGCACGATTGGACGGCGGCAGTTTGTTAAATATGGCGGCTCGTTGCTTTAGACTTTTCTTCGCTGTGCTACACGTGTGCATATTATAAAATGTAGTAGGCAAAAAATAAAAGAGAAAGGTGACAGCTAATAAACAGCTGCACCTACTCTTTTATTTTGGGGTACCAGGATTAAGGTCTGGTCTGTGTGCGCCTTGCGCCAAGCTTGCGGTTAATGGCAGCATTGACCATGAGAGAGACGCTAAAGGCCCAGAGCAGATAGTACAGATGCACTACTGCAATAAGCCAGTAGCCAGGCAGATAGGATAGTGCCGGCTCTGGCGTGACAAAGGGCAATACCGCGCTGCCTATCAGCAATGCGGTCAGCCCAAGCGTTACCACGGGGCTTTGCCAAAACTTGCTTCGCGAGATTTTGTTGCCCATTCTAAGCCCGATTGCCACTGGGGCAATCAAGCTTAGACCGGCTAGAAAACCGAAAAGAAGGGCGTAATCCTCCATTTTTTTATGCTTTCGTTGCGCCTTTTATTTTGTGCTGGCGACAGGAGGTGGCGGGGCGGTGACAGCCGGAGAGCTGACAGTCGGGGAATCGACGACTGTATTAGTCGAATAGATGCCAGTCTGATGCATGAGTTGAGCGACTGCCGGCGGTACCAGATCATCAATCGGCAACTGATTTTTGAGCTGCATTTTGACCATCAGGCTGGATACCGCCGGACTGGTCAAGTCCACGATGATGATATCCGCTTCTGGCAGAAGAGCAGCCCAGGCGGAAGCCATAGCGGCATCCATGTGGCGACGGGGCGTCACTACGATACGGCAAAGTTTGAAGAGTTCGGCTGCTTCCTCCCAATTTTTGAGCCAGGAGGGCGAGTCAGGATTCAGATACTCGGCACTGATAATCAGATTGAGACGCACATCGGGTCCCAATGACGCTTGCAGCTGCCGAAATGTATCGACGGTGTAGGAAGTGCCAGCCCGGTCCAACTCGAGGCGGCAAGGTACCAGATGGTGCTTGTCTTTAACCGCAGCTTCGACCATGGCGTGTCGCACTTCTGCGTCTGCCATGTGGTGCGATTTATGCGGTGGCCGCTTGGCGGTAACAAAATAGACTCGGTCTAGACCGAGGTGTGTGCGTACATATTCGGCGACAAAAATGTGCCCGTTGTGGACTGGATCAAAGGTCCCGCCCAAAACTCCAACATGCATGGTTTCCATTTGCTTTTTCCTGTGTGGTGGCAAATACAAACGGCGCCTCCTGTGAGAGAGGCGCTGTGGTGGCCTTGTGAAACGTTGTCTCAGGCTGCTTTGGTTCTATTGCCCGATGACCGTGTGCTTTGTTGACTTTGGCTGCGTTTTTGCTGCCTTGCCAGCTTTTGTCTTGCCTGACGCTGCTGTTTTTTGGCTTTTTGCTCTTTGACTATCTTGCGCTCGCTCTGGTCCCAGAGCCTGCCATAAGCATCTTCATAAAAGCCATAATTGACAGACTCTTTGAAGAGCAACACGTGATCTTTCATGTTGCTGTAGCCGCTCAAGTGATAAACCAGAAGCAAATGCATCTGCCAGGCTGGCAGGACATGGTTGCAACTGGACCAAAGCTCATGAGCGACTTTTGTCTGATGCATAAAAGCTCTGGTTTCTTCTGCCACACCCATTGAGACGTATTTTTTGCGACTGATTCGAGACGGATTTGGCTCGCCAGGCGTGGTCCCGTAAAGTACGTGATAAGCCTCGTGGGCAAGATAGATGGCTTTCATCACTGGCGACGCGAGTGAGCCAATGGCGATAAAGGAGTTTTTGCGTCTCGCCGGATTGGCACGACAGTAGGCTTCCTGTCTGCCATTCCAGCGCTGTATGCGCACGTTGAGTGCATCTAGCTTGCGCAAATCGCTGCGCAGAGTAGGGCTGTCAGCGAGAATGCGTGCGAATTGTTTGCCAAACTGGCGAGTGAGACGCCGGCTTATTGCCGCGTCTTGGGCTTTGTAGTGCATATGTTTTTCTCCCGGGAAATCCCGTTGGGAGCCTGGTATTACTTATGATACCAGATTTGGAGGGAACGGCAGAAGAATTTATCTGAAGGAGATTAAGGCTCCATCAGGGTTAGGCGACGTGCATGCACAGAGGTGCAAAGTAAGGAGGTGGAAAATTGCAGCCAGAGGCAAGGACCGGAATCAACATCGGCACTGATGCTGACACTCACTCAGACTCTGAATCGACCTGACCGGGGCTCTCATTTTGATGCTGCATCTACGTCTGCTCCAAATTAAAGCTCAAGAAGCTCAGAAAAAAGGCAGTAGTAGTTGAAGTGTCTTGAAAGGAAAAGAAAGTGTTTGTTTAGAAAAGAATTTGGGATATTGAAAATACTTACCAGATTGCTATGGAGCATTGCTTGGCTGAAAAGCCCCTTGACCTGGTGAAAGTTGTTGTCATTAGAGCTTTATCTATGAGCGAGTTTGTGCGATGTTTGGCAACCTGCTCAAATAGCCAGTCCAGGCGGTTTTGCTTGGGGCTTGATGGCGGAATGCTCCAGTGGGGATTTCTCAATGGTTTATACTATAATCCGCAGTAGAATATCTCAAAAAAAACGAGACAGGGCGCCAGTCTTTGCTGGTTGTTGTCTCGTCTTGCGGACCGTCAGGTGGTCAGGACTTGCCTGCCTTTACTCTTGCTTTTGTCCCGCGACCGGCGCTGGTGCTGCTGCCGAGACCGTGGCGGCTGGGACCTGTCCAGTGACCTGGAAGTTCCATCTGACTGGGTTGAGCTGCTGGTACGGATTGTCGCTGCCACCCAGGGAGCGCGCGTAGAGGGCGACCTCCAGGGGAAGGGTGCAGAAGCTCTCGCGCGGGATGAAGTCGGGTTCGTGCTCGAAGCCGCCACCCTGGAAAAGCGGTAGTCGATCGTAGAGCACTCCGCCGATTTCGTGCCCCACCACTTCATCGCCCAGAGCGATCTTGTCGTCGCCGTAGTTGAAGTCGCCGAAGAACATCGACTTCTTGGGGTCGGCTCCGAGCTGGGCGAGGATGTTTTCGACGGCCTGCACCATCGCCACAATGCCGTCATCATCCTGCGCCTCCATCTGCATGACGCTGTCGATGCTTTTGGCCAAGTCGGTGCCCGGCTGGATGTCACGGGCGAATTGGAGAGCCCGAGCGGCGTTGTTCAGGGTGAATGCGCGCAAGCTCGGTACTTGGCTGATGCCCGGCGAGCCATCTGCATCGCTTGTGCTGGTGGGCTCGCGGCTGGCGCAATCGGAGATGAGATGGAGCCCGTACATGAGCAGCTGCCGGGCGATGTACAGGTTGTCTGTGATCGCTGCGACTTGGCGGTGTTGAGCGGATTGCATGTGTTTCCTTTGCTAGTTGAGACTGCAGAGCCCCAGAGCCAATGGCTCCAGGGCTCTGGCGAGAGCTGCGGCTGCCTGGCTTACTGCTTGAAGCCCGGTGGCAAGACCCAGCCCAAGTCGGACATGTCCTTGATGGAGTAGGTCTCGGACAGGGTGAGCGAAAGCAAGAACTTGCTCACCTGCGACGAGATCTTGACGCGGCCCTTGATCTTGTCCGGCTCGATGGTGATGCCGTCAAGATTGACCCAGCCGGGAGCGCCTGGTCTCGTCACCGTGATGCCCTTGATGCTCGTCAGGCGCACCATGTTGGCGGTGCTGCTGTAGACAAAGGACGAGCGTGCGTCGACGCGCATGCTGCCTTTGCCGAGCAGGGCGAATTGATGCGTGGCTTTGGCCACCACCGTGATACGACCGCCCTGGTTGGAGACGCTGGTGACGCCTCGCGTTTTCAGTTCGGCCGCGTTGGCTGCGCCAAAGGTGGCTTCGAAGTCTGCCTGGGCGAGCGTTTTACCCGCTGGCACGAGAGAGAGATACTGAAACATGGGACTTCTCCTGGAAGGAAGATGATGCTGTCAGTCGTCCGACGTGGCGCGCTCCATCTGAGCGTCGGTCCAGAGGGTGCGCGGCACGACGTTGCCGTGCATGTCCTTGAGGGCGATGAAGTAGTGGGGACCACCGCACCACATCTCATGTTGGACGAACTCGTCGAAGTAGGTGACGCCGTCGAGCATGTAGTAGCGGTGCAGGTTGGCGACGCGGGCCTTGTAGGCGCCCTTGATGCGGCCGATGCGGGTCACCCTGGTGACGGCGGGGATGCTGGTACGCTCGAGGTTTTCGACACGGCCGTTGGGGTAGACGCGGCGGACGAATTCTTGCACCTTGACCTTGCGCTTGATCAGGCGCAGACCGGCTTGGTTGAGACCTTCGTAGTGATCGAATCGCATGATGATTTCCTTGAAAAATGCGCTTATGCGCGTAAAACAAAATCTGCTGGCGCGGAGGCGGGCAGGCTGGTGGAAAGCGAGAGCACCTCTACTCTGCATGGAGCAGATGCTAAAGGTCTAAATCAGCAGGTGGAATTGAGTTAGGAGGTTTTGATGGCTTTGTAGTGGAAGTTAAATAGAACTTGTAGTTAGCACAAATACTTGAATTGAGCCAAACAAAACTATCTTGAGATCATGGTGTATCTACCATGACCTCTGGTTTGATCGGTGCTTTACATATCGCGAAAGTGGCTTGGTTTGCGGTTTGGCTGTAATGTGAGCGCAAAAGCGTGCGCACCATATCCGGTGCGCACGCTTGAATTTTATCTACTGCCTGTCAAAAGCTAGCGCAGTTGTTATCTAACTGATTAATACTGCCAATGAATTATGGCGTTTTTGTGGCACAAACTACGGCAATTTATCTGACACAGACTTTTTTCGGCTATTTGCCCTGGCCTTTATCGCCTAAAAATAGGGCATTTTGCTCTATATCGCTGGTATTATCGGACTGTTTTGTTGTCAACGTTACAAGTCTGGAGATTTAATCTCCTATTGGGTTTGGCGGTATTTAGTTGGTGGCTAGATATTAGCAGGAATATATCTCGCATATACGCCCGCGATTTGTATGGTGCCTGCTTTTAGCCAGGGACCACAGTCGTCTTTTGGAAACCCTAACTGATTACTAAAAATGGATAACTCTAAAGCCACCACCGGCGGTGAGGGTCTGCTCAAGCATGACCAGAATTCTTCGACGCCAGAAATATTGAAACCAAATGTCGGTAATGATGCTGCAGAGCATTTAGCTAAACCTTCGACTTGGGCTCAAATAACTAACGAAAATAGCCACCTTCTTCCTACTTTGCCCAAAGAAGATTGTAGGCACCAGGATAAGCTCCCTCACCTTGAATTGCTCTGCTATGAAATCGCAGCACAGCATCTCATTAATGCTATTGCTAATTCTTCAAAACAGTTGACCGGTCAGGAATTGTTTCATCAGCCTGGACCAAATCTTGCTCGACTTTTTAAACATTTGGGTGAGTCTAACGAGCAGCTCAAGAGTTTTGAGAATGATAAAGAAATAAAACCTGCAGCCCTCAGTCCAGCAGTGTCTGAGATAAAGGCTGGCAGCACTCAAAGCACTGCTCCCAATCCATTTTTGCTCTTTAGTCAAGTCTCTCTCAAAGAAAATGCTGTTGTGGACGGCGCTGGCAAAAAGATAGTGAGCGAGCCTTTAGCGGTTAAAGCCTCAACGGCTGAGACGACTCAGCTAGATCAAACTGATGTGGGTAAAGCTGAGCGCACCGCTGCTGGTATCGCTAGTGGTGCCGGGGCGACTCACTTACCAGAGGTGACGCTCGGTCCATTAACTGCGTCCAAAGCTCACCCCGTTGGCTCTTCGGGCAGCGATAGCGCAGCACCGGTAATAGCTCTGAGCCAGTTGCTAGTCAATAATCCTGACAATCTCGTAAAAAATGCACTGATGACTGCTCCAGCCGCACCTGAGCAAGGAGCAAAAGGTGATGCAATAGTGGCGACGGCGCATGCACTAGATCATCATGGCAGTAAAGTCGAGAGCAATCAGACTCTAGTTGCTGCTCTAAAGTCTGACAGTCCAAAAACTACTTCGACTACGCCTGTAGCGCGGGTGGATAGCACACCAGTGTTGGTTGCCGCGACAAAGTTAGATAGTACAGTCCCCGTGACAGCTGCTCCTGATCTGCGCGCCGAGACCGCCCCCACCCTGGTCGCTGCTACAAAACTAGA includes:
- a CDS encoding acetolactate synthase large subunit, coding for MKASDLFVQALEQEGVEYIFGIPGEENLDLLDSLSRSSIQLIITRHEQAAGFMAATYGRLTGKPGVCLATLGPGATNFVTAAAYAQLGAMPMVMITGQKPIKHSKQGQFQIIDIVEMMRPLTKFTRQIVDGSRIPSTIREAFRLAMEERPGATHIELPEDVASQDVEACLLPIHHVQRPSPDSQALGIAARMIHQAKAPLLLVGAGANRKRTCKALTEFINKTGIPFFNTQMGVGVVDERHGLYLGTAALSDNDVVHHAIRQADLIINVGHDVVEKPPFIMTVGGTKVLHINFSSARVDDVYFPQHEVVGDIANTMKELAERVKPASHWDFAAFMQVKAAGSMMIQRQSQIDTFPVVPPRLVSDVRLAMPDSGIVTLDNGLYKLWFARNYSAHMPNTLLLDNALATMGAGLPSAIAAKIIRPELKVVSVCGDGGFMMNAQELETAVRLGLDLVVIILNDSAYGMIKWKQKEGKQASFGLDFTNPDFVVLAQAHGAHGHRVGATAEFLPLLQRCLSSKGVHVIDVPFEYDSTSDQIKVPHLETKMEEAQDQKPQAQPEHDQPKLSEQAPSKTLEIPQTVVCNPFTRAVIDKIPQHQDGDVESALAKAHALYVDQQKWLLPHQRIAILERLASLMQDKRAELIDTAVAEGGKPHKDSEIEFERAVQGVKLGITAIQTMHGEEVPMGLTAASTGRIAFTTREPIGVVVSLSAFNHPLNLIVHQVVPAIAAGCPVIVKPAAATPLTCKAFVQLLHQAGLPQDWCQMLLVSNALAEKLACDPRVGYLSFIGSGRVGWYLRSKLAPGTRCALEHGGVAPVIVDETVDLDAVVAPIVKGAFYHAGQVCVSAKRLYAPRSVAVELALKLAQAASTLKVGDPLDKSTDVGPLIRPDEVDRVDSWVQEAINAGAKIYCGGQKVGNTCYQPTVLLDPPPHVKVSCEETFGPVLCVYSYDHIDAAIEAANALPMAFQAAVFSKEIDVAMRTARRLNATAVMINDHTAFRVDWMPFGGRKESGLGLGGIAHSVKEMTQDKMFVIKTAF
- a CDS encoding Flp family type IVb pilin, with product MKDTVNKFIQDESGQGITEYGAILAFVAILVAVVFSITQGALSAAISKAFSAVVSQLNALSSAAGSAS
- the nadD gene encoding nicotinate (nicotinamide) nucleotide adenylyltransferase, whose product is METMHVGVLGGTFDPVHNGHIFVAEYVRTHLGLDRVYFVTAKRPPHKSHHMADAEVRHAMVEAAVKDKHHLVPCRLELDRAGTSYTVDTFRQLQASLGPDVRLNLIISAEYLNPDSPSWLKNWEEAAELFKLCRIVVTPRRHMDAAMASAWAALLPEADIIIVDLTSPAVSSLMVKMQLKNQLPIDDLVPPAVAQLMHQTGIYSTNTVVDSPTVSSPAVTAPPPPVASTK
- a CDS encoding ZIP family metal transporter, with the protein product MSILLIDALVAAVVVSMVSLIGVFTIANSRLSPERITPYFLSLAAGAMIGNALLHLIPEAYEHIIDHPELGIGLHIVAAMVIGGFFTFFAIDLFLHSVGKHDAHAIKPIGFMVLVGDALENFMDGIVIGSAFMLSPAAGIATTLAVIVHEIPIELGDFAVLIHSGLSKKKALLYNFLSGLVSLVGVLLAFYFGEHVANFPFYMGPIAAGAFIYMVGSSLVPAIRANQSSFSSGFVHLLIALGGTGIMTALLLLDHAH